A section of the Bombus huntii isolate Logan2020A chromosome 5, iyBomHunt1.1, whole genome shotgun sequence genome encodes:
- the LOC126865785 gene encoding cylicin-1-like, giving the protein MDTDAQDKWDEKNQWAMNYIYSSITNEQLEFVGDQDTALKIMRKFDEMYMKKSTAVQICIRSRLDMMRLKDFEESNSFFTEFEKTINELKSAGANVSEREKLDYMLKALPESLNYIGDLIDSVKESDQTCEFLKNKIIMWETRSKKESDRTKSNVFTAEKKDIKCYGCGKYGHMARNCTNTCRGGNNGGNNGGAQRQGNPEPKVLEVEPNREARKSVNVTINVGRNERNVEITEPVKKAKLDRTKFKPVPETYSPTRLSAKERLGEKVDENKERKISPIKSFLDRREMKSENQSRSRSPRSTRDKRISSLLDRRVDSSLTIPGSERKVFLDDRKRDNKDRGDRSKEGNDFRSVRHDIRSERDPRIDSRGDFRSTRNDSKGERIDKDREKDRDKERRGRTPSCTFKRNDIPKIGLLKSREEEDDRRRDKKRKEKKHKKDKEKNLEKKQKHKENIGLKDKPESNETKINYENPEPPATESIKKQRKNPRLVSDRKRSMLDEASFEPDYSASDSESDGEDGKVVSLPTKKLKLDEPDIEKEMDIKSLKKRSKSTSSEDSSSTSDSSTTDSDSSDESHKKKKKKHKKHKKKKSMKKDSSSDSDSYSDSSETK; this is encoded by the exons ATGGACACGGATGCGCAAGATAAGTGGGATGAAAAGAATCAATGGGCGATGAACTACATCTATAGTAGTATAACGAATGAGCAATTAGAATTTGTTGGTGATCAAGACActgctttaaaaataatgcGGAAATTTGATGAGATGTATATGAAGAAATCAACAGCAGTGCAAATTTGTATAAGAAGTAGACTAGACATGATGAGGTTGAAAGACTTTGAAGaatcaaattcatttttcacggAATTTGAAAAAACGATCAATGAATTAAAGAGTGCTGGTGCAAATGTAAGCGAGCGTGAAAAACTCGACTACATGCTGAAAGCACTACCAGAATCATTGAACTATATTGGGGACTTAATCGACTCAGTGAAAGAAAGTGATCAAACAtgtgaatttttgaaaaataaaattataatgtggGAAACGCGTAGCAAGAAAGAAAGTGATAGAACaaagtcaaatgtatttacagCCGAAAAAAAGGACATAAAGTGCTATGGCTGTGGAAAGTACGGCCACATGGCAAGAAATTGCACAAACACGTGCAGAGGTGGAAACAATGGCGGAAACAACGGAGGAGCGCAACGGCAAGGA AATCCAGAGCCTAAAGTACTTGAAGTTGAACCTAATAGAGAAGCAAGGAAGAGCGTGAACGTTACTATAAATgtaggaagaaacgaaagaaatgttGAAATAACGGAACCAGTGAAGAAAGCTAAATTAGACCGGACAAAATTCAAACCAGTTCCAGAAACTTATTCACCTACAAGACTTTCCGCCAAAGAAAGATTAGGTGAAAAAGtagatgaaaataaagaaagaaaaattagtcCCATAAAAAGCTTTTTAGATAGACGTGAGATGAAAAGTGAAAATCAATCCAGAAGTAGATCTCCTAGAAGTACAAGAGATAAACGAATATCTTCACTATTAGATAGACGCGTTGATTCATCATTAACTATACCAGGAAGTGAACGTAAGGTATTCCTCGATGACAGAAAACGAGATAATAAAGATCGAGGTGATCGTTCAAAAGAAGGAAACGATTTCAGAAGTGTACGACACGATATAAGATCAGAAAGAGATCCAAGAATTGATTCGAGGGGAGATTTCAGATCGACTCGTAACGATTCTAAAGGGGAAAGGATAGATAAGGATAGAGAAaaagatagagataaagaaagaagaggaagaacgCCATCTTGCACGTTTAAAAGAAATGATATCCCAAAGATAGGCCTTTTAAAGAGTAGAGAGGAAGAAGATGATAGGCGTAGAGACAAGAaacggaaagaaaagaaacataagaaagataaagaaaaaaactTAGAGAAGAAACAGAAgcataaagaaaatattggtTTAAAAGATAAACCTGAAAGCAATgaaactaaaataaattatgaaaatcCTGAACCTCCAGCTACAGAATCTATAAAGAAGCAAAGAAAGAATCCAAGACTTGTGTCCGATCGTAAACGTAGTATGCTCGATGAAGCTAGTTTTGAACCTGACTATAGTGCTTCAGACTCAGAATCAGATGGTGAAGATGGTAAAGTGGTTTCATTACCTACCAAAAAACTCAAACTCGATGAGCCAGATATAGAAAAGGAAATGGATATAAAATCACTTAAAAAGCGATCAAAATCTACAAGTAGCGAAGATTCATCCAGTACCTCAGATAGTTCTACTACTGATTCAGATAGTTCAGATGAATcgcataaaaagaagaagaagaagcataaaaaacataagaagaagaaatctATGAAAAAAGATAGTAGTTCTGATTCAGATTCTTATTCAGATTCATCTGAAACAA AGTAG